In Marinobacter antarcticus, the sequence TGAACGCCGGTGGCTCGGCGGGCAAGGGGAGTGGACAGAAGGTGGTGGTGCCGGAAAAGCCTGGACGGGTAGAGAAGGCCGGGGTCGTCAGTCCTGCACCTGAACACTTACCAGAGGCACCTCAACGACCAATGGCCAAGCCAGATCAGATTCGCGCAATTAAAAATGCAGCCAATCAGGGCAAGGGAATATGTCAGGTCTGCTCACCAGAATCCCAAGGTGCGATTTGATGGGTAATCTGGCTGGATTTCCTGATATGGGGAAGACGTTCGTTCTCATTGACGGCGCAAAAGTGAATAACTTGTCCCAGTTCATATATCGAGAAGAAGAGTCCCCTCAGTGTGACGCGCTATACCGGGGAACCGAATTCGCCGATCTATCTGAAGTATCGCCGTGGCTGGTTGAAACAGGCTTTAATAGTATTCTGGCCCTGAAATGTTTCGATGAATGGAAGCACTTGGGTGCCGCCATCCTGATGCAGGCCGACTGTGATTTTGAGCAGGTCATGACCCACTTGCGTGGATTGCTTAAAGCCCGGCTAGTCAGCGGTGATGAGGTGATTTTTCGGTTTTACGACCCTGAAATCATGCGGGGTTTGTTGAAACAGGATTCGACAGGCGAGGATACGAGTCGCCTTATGGGTTCCTGCAGCATGTATGCCATTCAGGATCGCCGCACGGGTGAGTGGGAGTATTTTCACAATGCCCAGCCGTCGTATGAGCGGCAGAAGGAAGTGTTCAGTATTCGCGAGGAACATCAGGTTGCCATGGAAAAAGCGGCGGAGCGGACAGCTCTCCGAAAACTTGAGCTTCACACTGCAAAATACTTTCCCCATCTGCTGCAGCGGTCGGGTGGAAACGAGTGTAGCTGGGATGAAATATCTGCGTTGGTCGACGCAGCGAAAGAAAGAGGGCTGCACAGTGCGCGCGATATCGCTCTCTATATCAATATTATTGGCTGGCTTGGGCGTCAGGCGTTTGAGGACCGTGATGTCCAGAATCTGTGGAATAGGAATTCCGCAACACCCAGTAAGGCCATAACGCAAATCGCAGAATTGGCTGAGAACAAGTCAACGGAGGGACTGGCCCATGGGTAGCGCTAACAGCTCAGCATTTTTACAGGGCGCTGACGACATCGATTCCGCAGTGCAGGTATGCCCGCTACAACTTAAAACAGTTGCGTTGTATCCGGTTCGTTGGGCGATCAGCCAGGAAGAGACTGCTCTGCCCGCCAACTTTCACCCGCCAACCGTTTTACTTGAAAACACTCATTACTGTGTTCGCAAACTGACCCCGGGTTGGGTCTATATGTTCTCGGAGGTGTCCGGGACGTTTCATGAGTACAGAGTCAATGAGCAAGGTGTGATAACGGAAGTACAGCCGGGAGTGAATTCGGTTCTGCTCCCAGATGTTGATGCGGAAAGTGCTTTGCCCTGCATACACCACCCTGCGCAGGGGAAAGTGTTTTTGAAATTCGTTCATCATCGATGGACTGCTCGTTTGCAGGAACTTGCACGAACGGATGCAAAGATTCGTGAAGGGTACATGCAGGCATTCGATTTGCAGGAGTTGCCGGAGAAAGGTGAGGGCATCAATATTGGCGAAACCGAAGCTTTAAACGCTTTGGTTGAAGACTTTCGATCCGAGCTGCGGGATTTTAGCTGGAGTTTTACGGACTTCGCGCAAGGAATCAATGAAGCAGATCTGCAGGGCCAGTGTAAAAAAGAAACCGAGTTCTCGTATTGTGTTGCTCTTCAGGACGAGATTGGTATCGCCTCTGAGTTAGGGCAGCTGCATGCCCTGCATGTAAACCTGATTTTGAATCACGCCGAGGAAAATACTTACGCTTATACAACCTCGCAAATGGTGGATGCGCTTATAGCTCGAGAGGCTGGAAAAAAAGAAACGGAAGACAAACGAAACGAAGCAGCCGGAGAGTTGAAAAAGCGTATCCGCCTGGCAGACAAGGATGCCTTTTTAGAGGGCTATCATAAGCAGGCTCAAGAATACGACCAGGCACGCAGCTGCGTGTTTGATGATTGGAAACGATGGATTGATTCCGATCAGATGGCGAGGAAGCTGGAGCTCAACGACATCTACTGTGCAGATGGGTTTAAAGCGGTCGAAAAAGAGCTCGCGGATATTCTTGATGGGTACGTCGGAGCGGAGAAAGGCAAACAAGACGCAGAGAAGTGGATGGCGGCGGAAGAAGGCGATGCTGGCACCGTTGGAGGCTCACTAAAATGTGTGTTATTTCTGGCATCTGCAACCAACAAAATTACGCAACAGCTGAAAGATCTTCCCGGTTTTGACTATGGCAGTCTAAAAGTCGTGGGTCGTATTTTTGACATGCCCGCACATGTTCAGGTGAGTCTGGCTACGGACACCCTGATGCTGGAGTTTGCCGCACCCGCAGCAGCAATGGGGGCGTGGGCTAAAAACACGCAAACTCGTCCCCATTGGAAAAAGTGGATCAAGAATGTCTCGAAACGCTATGGCATCGAAATCCACGAGCACGGCATAGCGCTGGATACCGCGACGGAGTTGCTTCTGGAGGCCAACCGAAAATCACTCGAAGCGGCCTCGGGCCATTACTTCTCAGAGCTTTCAATGACTCCTTTGGCAGCTGGAATGGCAGATGTCCGAATCAGGAACTATCTGCAAACAACCCTGATCGAAGTGTTTCATCTGGATCCGAACTTCAAAGACAACCCGTTTGACTGGCTCCATACACGGCTTGATCCGGTGGTTGAGAGCATCAAAGAGAACTGCGGAAAGTTCATTGGAGCGGTGACTTTTTTTCAGGCGTTTAACATGGTGAGCCTGTTCTCGGGTTTGAGGGAAACACATCAGGATGTGATGTTAGGAGATCGCTCCATGGCTGATAAATGGTTGCCCTTTGTGGACAGTTTTTGGAGTGTCGCTGAGGGTATTGTCAACCTCAGTGGGCTTCTGATCCGATCAGAGTATGCCAAAGCCCTCGGAGTCGATCTTTCGGCAACTGGAGTAAGGGTGTCGGAAATTTTCAGGGGGGCGAGAGCAGTTCAGGCACTGACCAAGGGCACCACAATTATTACGAAGGTAGCCGTAAAATACCTTCCCCTTATTGGGCCGGTTCTGGCAATAATCCTGGAGGGAAAAGCTGTCCGCCAAGCCTGGCACACCGGTCAAAACGCGGCAGTGCTTCTGGCCGCTGTTCAGATCGGGCTGACTGTGAGTATAGGCTACCTGACCATTTTGGCTTTGGCAGGTGCGGCTACTATAGTGAGTGCGCCCATTGTGTTGATAGGTGCGATGTTGTTGGTGATCACCGTAGCTGTCAGTGCTATCCAGATGTACATCGCTCGCTCCCGGATGGAGGATTTCTTGTCACAATCCTTCTGGGGCGAAGCTCCTACTCTTCGCTATTGGGATAACCAATCTAGGCCTTCCAACGATGAACTACTTGACGCGGGAAGCTTCATCACTTCCCAAGATGAAGGTGTTGAAGTAAGGCAGTATTTCGAGGCGGAATTAAACGCGTTCCACTACATATTATTCTCTCCCTTTGTTCGGGTTACCGAGTATATGTCAAAGCATGCGGCAATTACTCGGCAAGGCGAGCACAAGATTCTGTCAGAATTCACGGGATTCGTAGTGTGTTTCCCTGGCTATGATCAGGCGTCTTGCACGGTTTCTATCAAGCTATTTGAGGCGGACCGAAATTGGTTTTTTGATGATCAGTGGGACGATATCACTGATTTATTTGAGCGTAGAATGGATGCCAGTTTTTCCTCCAATGAGGCTATGTATCGATTTACCCATTACAACCACAACAATCGGGAGCAGCTTGAACTGCTTATCGAGTATGTTAAAGACGGACGAAAAATTACAGGGGATGAGGGTCTGCGAATCATCCTGGATGGAAACGGCGTAGAGGAGTTGGGGGTTGATGAGCGACTCACCTTTGAACTGTGATTTCCCTGAGACGGATATTGAGCAGCAGCTAGAGAAGCGGCTGTACCGCACCCATGGAGAGCGGCTTGCTAGCCCTCCGGCCCGCAAAGTTGCGGGGATATCTGACTCTTCGGAAGAGATGGACTACGGTGTCGCTTACATCAGTGAACGATTCATGGACATACGGACGGCCTTTTTGATTTTTAGAAGATTTCAGTTGGTTGTCATAAACTTGTTTATGATAATTGCGCTGTCCGTCATGTGGATGATTGGCCAGTTTTACTATGGTGTGTTCTCAGCATCAGCGGCTCTGTTGTTACCTCTTTGGGTTGCAGTTTATCTGTTCGAGATATTCTTTCCGCTCACGTTGCCGGTTCGGATCGACCGGCAGAAACGTTTCGTATACGCGGGGCATCGGGGCACATTCTATCGTATTCCATGGGATGAGCTGGAGGTGAGCTTTTCCCACAACTTGCAGTACTTGGGTTCTGGTGTTGTTTGGGAACGGCAGTATTACTCCCATCTTTACCTGCGAGATAAGCACTATTTTTGCGGAAAAGCCCCCCGGAGGCCACTGCAGCGCAAAAAGCTCTCTTCGGGCTTTAAGGAAGAGGATATTTACAGGAAATGGAATTTCATTGTCAGGTATCACAATGAGGGGATTGTTGAGGGAGATGATGACAATCTTGCCACGGCCAATTATGACGCATATATAAAGCACGTTGGCTTTAAATCTTTAAGGGTTTCCCTTATTGATCACTTCTTCTTTATTTTTTTTATGCCTACTTTCATCTGGTGGAAATTTGCTCCTTTTAAGTTCAAATGGCCTAAAGAAATCGAAGATGTATTTGGCAAGTTTAATTGCTACTGATTTTTGGCGAACCTTGCCATTCGCTTTTGACGCAAGAAAGCCGAGCCTCCCGACTAACCCAATAAAATCTGAATGACTCACCGGCTAATATAGCCAAGTTTCTTAATAGTAAACTCCAGCATACAGGGATCAAAATCGATGAAAGGACTCCTTATCCCCCTCTTGTTATTAGTTACCCCCATCACCCAAGCCGGCGCCTACCGCTGGGTTGATGAAAACGGCCAGACTCACTTCGGTGATCGGCCACCCGCGAATGCAGTTGCTGACGAGGTACGCCTGGAAACAGCACCGCCGAACCTGGATGCGGCTGCCAGTGAGCGCAAACAGCGGGTTAGTGAATTCCTTGAGCAAAGCGAAAAAGAGCGTGCCGCCCGGGAAAAAAACCAAGCTGGACAGGAGGCCAGAGCGGCCAAGCTCAAAGCTCACTGCGAGGCCTTGGAGGCGCGCCTGAAACATCTGAAAAGCGTTTCGGGGATTTATCGGCTGAACAAGGAAGGCGAACGCGTTTTTGTTAATGATGAAGAAAACGAGCGTATTCGTAAGGAGTTTCGGGCGCGTGTCCAGAGTGAATGCGAAGTTTGAGTCTGGTTTGGTTTGCTGTCGCCCTCTCGGCTCAGGCAGCTCAATAATGCGGTAATGCCTCACCAAAGGTACACTGGCCTGCTTGCCAGCCGAAACTTCGGTGGCACACCAAATCAGGCCGGCAGCGACTTTAATCGCTGCCGGCCGACAGGCTATGGATTTTTTTATGGAAGACGAACAGCACTCAAGTGAACAGAGCAGCCCTGGAGTCGGAAAAACTCTGGCCGACCTTTCCACGCCTATCTACGGTCTCTTTACCCTGGGTATTCTTTACACCCTGTATCTTGCTCATCAGATCATTTTGCCGATGGTGTTGGCGCTGCTGACAAGCTTGCTGTTGTCGCCTCTGGCTTCGCGTATGTGTACCGGGCTGCGTCTTCCCAGAGTGGTCAGTTCGCTGATTCTGGTATTGCTGCTACTTGCCGCCATCGCGGGTGTGTCCATTGCTGTTGCCACGCCGGCGCTGGAGTGGGCGGGTAGGGCTCCTGAGGGTATTTCCCGCTTGCTGGTCGGAGAAAGTGAGTTGAAGCGGCAGATCAGTAAGGTCACGGAATCTGCACAGAAAGTGGAGGACTCTGTCAGTGAGTTCTCGGAGGGGGATGGCAAAAAGACCAGGCAGGAGCCAACCACGGTCGTTCTGCAGACCGAATCCTGGCGTGCCCAGCTTATGAACAAAGCCCGTGTAGGTATTGTGGGCCTTGCGCTTGCGATGGCACTGACATATTTCCTGTTGGTCAGTGGCGACAGGCTGGTGCTTAACTTTGTACGTCAGTTGCCGAGAGGTCACCGCAGAACTGTTTTGCGTATTACCCGGGATTCCCAGCACCAGATTGCCCAATATCTTGGCGTTCTGGGGTTCAGTAATACATCGGTTGGCGTGGCTACCGGTCTGATGGCCTGGGCTATCGGCCTTCCAGATCCGGCCGTATGGGGGCTGGTGGCGGGCCTGGCCCGCTTCATCCCTTATCTTGGCGTTATCCTCACCATTCTGTTGTTGGCAGTTGTTTCGGCGGTAAGTCTGGATACCGTCTGGATGATGGCCATTGCGCCGGCGGGCTATCTTGCCCTGACAACGATGGTGGGGTTCTTCATCGAGCCTTGGATACACGGTTTTCGCATGGCAATTAACCCGGTGATTATTTTCGTTTCCATTTTTTTCTGGGGTTGGCTGTGGGGTCCCGTTGGCGTGTTGCTTGCGGTGCCTCTGATGACCGTTATTCAGGTTGTTTTGAAGCAGATTCCCAAGCTGCGGCCTGTTTATAAGGTGATTGCCCGTTAGCCTGTAGCAGGCAATATCATGAATACCCGGCATAAGCCCTGACACCTGTGTGAATGTCACCTATCCTGAGGGGATACCTTACATTCCGCGGGCAGGGAAGATCATTTACTTATGATCCCGAATACCATGAAAGCCATGGTTCTTACCGACCACGGCGACATAGAAAAGCTTCAGTATCAAGAAGTGCCCACGCCGTCTCCGGCGCAGGGTGAGGTTCTGGTTCAGGTAACTGCTACCGCCAAGAACAATACAGATCGTAAGGCTCGGGAAGGGCTGTACCCCACCAAAAAAGGCGAAACCACTTCGTTTCAGATGGGTGGCAAGCCCACTTTGATTTTCCCTCGTATTCAAGGCGCAGACATTGCCGGCCGTGTCGTAGCCGTGGGTGACGGGGTTGATAGCAACCGTGTTGGCGAGAGAGGCCTGCTGGACTTCAATATCTATGCGGATAGCCGCCGGGACATCAATCTGACCCCGGATTATTTTGGCCATGGCGCAGATGGCGGTTATGCGGAATACGTGGCCGTTCCATCAGATCAGTTCCACGCTGTGCCGAATGAGGACCTGACCGATGCCCAGCTTGCCGCAATGGGAATGTGTTCATACCAGACAGCCATGCACATGCTCACGTCTGCCCATGTACAAGCCGGAGAGCGTGTTCTGGTTACCGGCGCAAGCGGCGGAGTTGGCACGGCTCTGATCCAGCTCTGCCGGATTATGGGTGCTATTCCTTACGCCCTGAGTACGTCGGATAAAGCCGCAGCTCTCGCGGAGTTAGGTGCAGAGTCGGTGCTTGATCGCTCTGATATGGACAGCTTCGTGGAGCGTGTAAAGGCGAAAACCGGCGGCAAACCCCTTGATGTGGTTATGGATCTGGTGGGCGGCGATATGACCGATCGCTTCATCGACGCCATGATCTTTGATATGAACGCCCGCGAGACCTATCCACGCCTGAGTATTGCCGGCGCCAGTGGCGGAAATGTCAGTGAAATTCTGTGGACTCGGATTTACCTGTATCAGGTGCAGATCTTTGGCGTCTCCCACGGCACCCGGGACGAAGCGGAACAGCTTGTGGCGTGGATTCGTAGCGGACAGCTCAAACCGGTGCTTCATGGTGCTTTCCGGCTTTCGGAGCTGCATCAGGCAGAGCGCTATTTCATGAATCGTGGCAGCAATTATCTCGGCAAGATTGTCATTGTTCCGGATTCGCAGTGGGAAGAGCACGGCAAGCCCTGGTCTTTGGAGAGAAACACATGAAACAGGAACTGACGATTCAGCTTATCGACACCCACGCCGGAGGCGATGTCAGCCGCATTGTGACCGGCGGCATCGATCCGCTGCCTGGAGACAGTGTGCGGGCACAAATGGAGTATCTGCGTGACGACGCCGACGGGCTGAGAAAATTGTTGCTGGAGGAGCCTTACGGTATCCCCGAGATGTCCGTGGATTTGCTGGTTCCTTCATCCGATCCCCGTGCGGCTGCCGGTTACATCATCATGGAAGTGATGGGGTACCCGATTTATTCGGGCTCCAACACCATCTGCACAGCGACTGCAGTGCTCGAAGCCGGAATAGTGCCGAAACAGGAAGGCAGGCAGAGCTTCCTGCTGGAGTCTCCGGCGGGTCTGGTGCGCATCGACGCACTGGTTGAAAGCGGGGTGGTTGAAGCGATTACCTGCGAAGGCCTTCCAAGCTACATACATACCCACCGGGCCAGTATCGAGGTGCCGTCACTCGGCACTGTTACTTACAGCGTAGCCTACAGCGGCGGGTTCTACGCACTCGTGGATGCGGAAGCTCTGGGGTTTGACCTGACACTGGATGAAGAACGAAAGCTCGCGTGTGCTGCCCACGCCATTGTCGAGGCGATTCAGGCGGAGCGGGGATTTTCTCACTATACCTTGGGTGATGTGGGGCCTCTGCCGTTTCTGCACTTTATGGGGCCGGTACACCAAGTGGCCGGGGGCTATTATCGCTCCCGCTCGGCGACCTATGTGCACCCCGGCGTCATCTGCCGGAGCACGACGGGTACAGGTACCTCGGCGCGGCTGGCACTGATGCATTATGAGGGGCTGATTCGCCCCGGAGACAGGCTCGAAACCGTGTCGCTTCGGGAGACCGGCTTTATCGGTGAGTTTTCTGGTATAGAGCAGGAAGGTGATTACCAGGTTGTGAAAAACAACATAACCGGGAAAGGCTACGTCATTGCTCGTTCGGAT encodes:
- a CDS encoding zinc-binding dehydrogenase, coding for MIPNTMKAMVLTDHGDIEKLQYQEVPTPSPAQGEVLVQVTATAKNNTDRKAREGLYPTKKGETTSFQMGGKPTLIFPRIQGADIAGRVVAVGDGVDSNRVGERGLLDFNIYADSRRDINLTPDYFGHGADGGYAEYVAVPSDQFHAVPNEDLTDAQLAAMGMCSYQTAMHMLTSAHVQAGERVLVTGASGGVGTALIQLCRIMGAIPYALSTSDKAAALAELGAESVLDRSDMDSFVERVKAKTGGKPLDVVMDLVGGDMTDRFIDAMIFDMNARETYPRLSIAGASGGNVSEILWTRIYLYQVQIFGVSHGTRDEAEQLVAWIRSGQLKPVLHGAFRLSELHQAERYFMNRGSNYLGKIVIVPDSQWEEHGKPWSLERNT
- a CDS encoding toxin VasX is translated as MGSANSSAFLQGADDIDSAVQVCPLQLKTVALYPVRWAISQEETALPANFHPPTVLLENTHYCVRKLTPGWVYMFSEVSGTFHEYRVNEQGVITEVQPGVNSVLLPDVDAESALPCIHHPAQGKVFLKFVHHRWTARLQELARTDAKIREGYMQAFDLQELPEKGEGINIGETEALNALVEDFRSELRDFSWSFTDFAQGINEADLQGQCKKETEFSYCVALQDEIGIASELGQLHALHVNLILNHAEENTYAYTTSQMVDALIAREAGKKETEDKRNEAAGELKKRIRLADKDAFLEGYHKQAQEYDQARSCVFDDWKRWIDSDQMARKLELNDIYCADGFKAVEKELADILDGYVGAEKGKQDAEKWMAAEEGDAGTVGGSLKCVLFLASATNKITQQLKDLPGFDYGSLKVVGRIFDMPAHVQVSLATDTLMLEFAAPAAAMGAWAKNTQTRPHWKKWIKNVSKRYGIEIHEHGIALDTATELLLEANRKSLEAASGHYFSELSMTPLAAGMADVRIRNYLQTTLIEVFHLDPNFKDNPFDWLHTRLDPVVESIKENCGKFIGAVTFFQAFNMVSLFSGLRETHQDVMLGDRSMADKWLPFVDSFWSVAEGIVNLSGLLIRSEYAKALGVDLSATGVRVSEIFRGARAVQALTKGTTIITKVAVKYLPLIGPVLAIILEGKAVRQAWHTGQNAAVLLAAVQIGLTVSIGYLTILALAGAATIVSAPIVLIGAMLLVITVAVSAIQMYIARSRMEDFLSQSFWGEAPTLRYWDNQSRPSNDELLDAGSFITSQDEGVEVRQYFEAELNAFHYILFSPFVRVTEYMSKHAAITRQGEHKILSEFTGFVVCFPGYDQASCTVSIKLFEADRNWFFDDQWDDITDLFERRMDASFSSNEAMYRFTHYNHNNREQLELLIEYVKDGRKITGDEGLRIILDGNGVEELGVDERLTFEL
- a CDS encoding DUF4124 domain-containing protein; translation: MKGLLIPLLLLVTPITQAGAYRWVDENGQTHFGDRPPANAVADEVRLETAPPNLDAAASERKQRVSEFLEQSEKERAAREKNQAGQEARAAKLKAHCEALEARLKHLKSVSGIYRLNKEGERVFVNDEENERIRKEFRARVQSECEV
- a CDS encoding proline racemase family protein — translated: MKQELTIQLIDTHAGGDVSRIVTGGIDPLPGDSVRAQMEYLRDDADGLRKLLLEEPYGIPEMSVDLLVPSSDPRAAAGYIIMEVMGYPIYSGSNTICTATAVLEAGIVPKQEGRQSFLLESPAGLVRIDALVESGVVEAITCEGLPSYIHTHRASIEVPSLGTVTYSVAYSGGFYALVDAEALGFDLTLDEERKLACAAHAIVEAIQAERGFSHYTLGDVGPLPFLHFMGPVHQVAGGYYRSRSATYVHPGVICRSTTGTGTSARLALMHYEGLIRPGDRLETVSLRETGFIGEFSGIEQEGDYQVVKNNITGKGYVIARSDIVVNCDDSLVDCDGLHHILSSRESC
- a CDS encoding AI-2E family transporter, which codes for MEDEQHSSEQSSPGVGKTLADLSTPIYGLFTLGILYTLYLAHQIILPMVLALLTSLLLSPLASRMCTGLRLPRVVSSLILVLLLLAAIAGVSIAVATPALEWAGRAPEGISRLLVGESELKRQISKVTESAQKVEDSVSEFSEGDGKKTRQEPTTVVLQTESWRAQLMNKARVGIVGLALAMALTYFLLVSGDRLVLNFVRQLPRGHRRTVLRITRDSQHQIAQYLGVLGFSNTSVGVATGLMAWAIGLPDPAVWGLVAGLARFIPYLGVILTILLLAVVSAVSLDTVWMMAIAPAGYLALTTMVGFFIEPWIHGFRMAINPVIIFVSIFFWGWLWGPVGVLLAVPLMTVIQVVLKQIPKLRPVYKVIAR
- a CDS encoding DUF4123 domain-containing protein; translated protein: MGNLAGFPDMGKTFVLIDGAKVNNLSQFIYREEESPQCDALYRGTEFADLSEVSPWLVETGFNSILALKCFDEWKHLGAAILMQADCDFEQVMTHLRGLLKARLVSGDEVIFRFYDPEIMRGLLKQDSTGEDTSRLMGSCSMYAIQDRRTGEWEYFHNAQPSYERQKEVFSIREEHQVAMEKAAERTALRKLELHTAKYFPHLLQRSGGNECSWDEISALVDAAKERGLHSARDIALYINIIGWLGRQAFEDRDVQNLWNRNSATPSKAITQIAELAENKSTEGLAHG